Part of the Clarias gariepinus isolate MV-2021 ecotype Netherlands chromosome 25, CGAR_prim_01v2, whole genome shotgun sequence genome is shown below.
GGCAACGGGGTGTTCTGTCAAAATGGTCTGCTCGACAGCTGCTGCAAAACAATGAGAGAGAGTTTGATCGGTACGTTGTGCCTCAATTAACGTAGCTCGCTTACATGGTAAATCAACATTGGGAAGTGCATACAGTTTAAGTTCTACTATATCAGATTTCTTGGAATTATTCTCTTGCAAAAAGGGTTCTGACAGGTCGACAGTGACTTTACACTTTTGAGTCTGTGCTCGAGTTACTACACATGTGCTAAAGACGTTCGTAAATTCTTCCTGCAAATCGTCATGACCATCGTACGCAACCGGGAACATCTACCACTTCTGgtaaacaaaaaactttgtcACCAGCCAAGTAATTTCCCAATATAAGCCTTACACTTTTAACTGGCAACTCTGCACGAACAGCCAGTTTAACTTTCCCCGACACAATACCAGAGCCCAAATGTACATTGTGCAGAGGAACTTTAACTACTGACAAACCAAGGCCTTGCAACAATACACTCGAACCACAGCTTGACTGCTCTGAAAATGGTAACACACTTTCTATTGAAATGGTAACACTTTCTATTGAAAATTCTATTCAAATTTAGAAGTCATTTCCAATTACCTCCTCCTTAAAATGAAAACCACTAAGCAAACTCAAAGACAAAAAGGAGGAGGGAATTGGAAATGACTTCTAAATTTGAAATTAGATCAATTTGTGATCCAGCCATCAGCACAGCAATTGGATATTTGCCGCAAAGATGATTTGTTCGCTGTTGTAGATTTGTATCGTAGCAAAAAGTGAGTGAAAGAGTCTCACTACTAGAGAgattaggaatttttttttttttctgggcaaAAGGTAAGGGTTCCATCTTCAGAGGTTGACAatcccaaaataataaacaaaatagccTTTGTTTTAGATTTACAAAATTCctgaatcaaaataaaataaagtacacAATCCTTCCCTAACTTtctaaccaaaaaaataaaaaaagaaatggcgtCAAACCTCCTACAGCccttaatataataaaaagtgcTATTtacaacaatatttacaaaggGTGATACAAATTGATGACTAACAAATCCGAAACAGAATCCACACTCATATTCGAAACAAGCTTAGGTCATATCAACAGCAAGACAAATCAGTTCTCTTTGGTAAGATACCCAAATATACAAAGGTCGAATTTAAAGCAGAGACGCAATACAAAGACACACACGATGGCACCAAAGGCATCTGAAAGGAGTTTGGGGTGGTCCTTTTATTCTGATTGGTTGATGAGACGAACCAACCGCCGCGTCCGGTGAATTATCTGGAGGAACACCCAtctgaaaaacaagcaagtacCCAGAAAgaacagcagggggcagaaTAACACAAACTCATAACAGTTGCTTTAGCTATCGTagtaactaattaaaaaaatgcaaataagatCAAAATACTGCTTTAGACTCAAAACATCACCTTAATtctaaaaattactttttacatgCAGAACATTTACCGAAAAACTGTTATTCaagtatttaattattattatttttttttttttattataaaacttgTCTATAAATAAAGAATTGATGTATGTATTTAACAACATAGAACAGGTTAAATGTTTCGTGAGCGGCGTCCATTAGGTCTAGTTTTAATCCTAAAACGAGGTTCTGTGACTAACAACCACAACAGTGATAAAGGTTTTATagaaaagtcacacacacactttacatgtGGGATTTTTGGCAGTTCACGTACAGGGGTtcatgtaaatgtgtttataacCTAGgaaaggaaatccaccaagcacgtggagaaactgcaaactccatgcacagtcGCAggggagggaatcgaaccctcgatcATGTGGGTGGAAgaacacagtgctaaccactacgccaccgtgccgccccacATACGATCACatgtgaaatatattttatcttattgtaaagtgtgtgtgtgtgtgtgtgtgtgtgctttcagACTAAAGTCCTTAGCAAAATTAATTCCTATCTTATTTACACTTAATAAACCCAAACATCTCACCACTACAACTTCAACCTGTAAGTGTGGATAAAACAGTGTCCTTCAGCATCCTTCGAGCTTTTATCCTGTGTAGATAAAGTTAATTCCAGTTTGAAGCCACGTTGTTTCCAGTGTGTTTGCGGCTCACGGtcatggatgtacagtaggggtgaTGATGCTCCGATACTCTGATCCTCctgctcttcctcctcctcttcctcctcctgttCCTCCTCCGCCGCAGACCCCGGAGCTGACTCGCTGCTGAAGGTCTCCTGTAGGTCGGAGCTCGGATCTTCTTCAGCGCCGTTGGTGGAGGCGCTCAGGGACAGACGCACACCGATACGAGGCCATGTTCCCGTAGGAGACAGGAGCTCAGAGCCGAGATCAATGATGACGTCCTGCAGGTCCTTGAGTAGCGGCATGCACTCCAGCAGATGGTTGAGGAGTTCTGCCGCGACTGTGGACTCGATGCCGGGACACATGGACACAAAGGTGTGGATCTCATGCATGCACTGGATGTAGCCCGAGGCGAAGCGCTCACTGGCCTCGCGGCTCATGCTGTCTGTctctgtatcacacacacacaattgctTAAATTTGGGCATATTCCGGTGCTTGTGCAGGTTGATGACATTAATACAACTTTTGGACGCGCGCAGGCTTACCGTGAGACCGATCCTGCAGGATGCTCTCCACCCGTCTCACCATGAGCTCGAGCACTTCTGCGTTCTCCATCTTCGCGTGCAACTGTaccgagaaagagagagtcagAATAATGTCTAACTTTTATTtgaatgtagatatgatcactaattataaaagattttgatgcatcatgttGCATACGTCcgttatggatataaaaagccaaacatgGTGGCTgttctttcagccttcaatagttaattaaaatgcagctgtggtttgatataactgtattcccctacagggctctatcctaaagatagtggattattaatatgtctggctgtctggatatataatagatgcctcaaaactgttccctgctcatattcctctgggacataagggtaaaccatataaacacattGTTTGAGGTCttgggagaatagagtaaattgaccgatagcgccatctgctgttttggaggaggaagttgctccattgcatttgtgagaaaataggttgggcgcatttgtgagaaaatagatTGAGCGcttttgtgagaaaatacgttgggcgcatttgtgagaaagtcaatttttttctttgcaaagcagattgtgtttgtttgcaaaacgctgcatttgtgagaaagtaattttttttctttgcaaaacagattgtttttgtttgcaaaacgctgtttgtttgttaaattttggcacataataaACTCCATAGTAATGGTGCAATGGTTATCAGTgctttcactaaaccttgtgcattctgtgagaaaagtcataccttagatgaatgctaccagtttaacgctaagacatataaagacaaattggactttttgaGAAAGAATGGGTTTTGCTTtggatgtttagtaaaaggacatttaagcaaagactgcacaagaAGAATCACATGTCAgtcgtgctcaaagaaacatcctcgtaTGCTACACATTAGcgcacaagacacagctcagGTAATGGTAAAAGTTGATGAAACTGAAACAGTTAATACTTTGCCGGCTACAGTGAGTCATTGAACTAGCGCCTACACTGGGGCTGGAGACAATTgcattctctccatagtacctgttaaaacaaagtccaaaaaaggtgacaagacagtagaagtgtatgcttttatggacccaggtagttctGCTACTTTCTGCAcggagtcattagcaaggcgattaaatgTTCAAGGCAGAAAAGTTGACATGacgttaagcaccatgaactaAAAGAAGCAAGTAGAAAGCTATGtgctcactgacttggaggttaatggtctggaagaaaacacctttgttgaactttcCAAAGTGTTTACACAAAAGAGCATCCTAGTTttagtggaaaacattccacaacagcacgacattgataagtggccatacctcagtgaagtgaaattgcctcagattgatgctggagttgaaattctcatggGCAACTAAGAGTATAAGCTCCTAGAACTATGgcaagtaattaacagcaggcacaaagggccatatgcagtaaagactgctttTGGATGGACtctaaatggacctcttcgagaatCGGTAGAGGAAAAATTGTATGACAACGAGCATGCAAGTGTTACAGCCAACAGAATTTTCATTgaaagtgtggaacaaatgctgatacaattTCCCTGAACGGAATTGTAATGATAAGGcagagttgtcacaagaggattatcagtttttagactaaCTCTTACTCTCTGCAATTTACAAATAATCACTTCTATATCGGTcttccatttaagaaagcagctattcaaatgcccaacaaccgaagtgcagccatgcagcgcgcactgaatcTCAAAAGAAAACTCAGAATAACCGCTCTTTTCACGAGAAGTATTCAAACTTCATGTTTGAAAAGgatcatgcagtcaaggtccctacACCTCACTTGAGTCGACAAGATGGTCAGGTGTGgtatatacctcaccatggtgtatatCATCCTcagaagaaaaagctaagggtggtctttgactgtgctgccagctaccAGGGAGTATCATTGAACAGCGAGCTCCTACAGGGACCAGACATGATGAATTCACTCATTGGAGTGCttacacgctttagacaagaggaagttgccattatggcagatgtggaagccatgtattaTCAGGTGAGAGTTCCAGAAAAAGACACAGATTTGCTGCGCTTCctatggtggccgaatggagatgtAAATCAAGATTTGGTCGAGTACAAGATGGTCGTTCatctgtttggtgcaaaatcatctccaagtgttgctaacttcgcccttaggaaaacagcagaataaaaccgcagcaatgcatctgctgaggcagtcaacacagtacttagaaacttttatgtagacgactgttTGAAGTCTGTTTCGAGCCATGATCAAGCAGTTGCGTTATATAACAATCTCACCAACCTTtgtgcaagtggagggtttcacctcaccaagtgggcaagtaatagtcgtgcCTGACGTCTATtcctgagagtgaaagaatcaaagacatgagaGACTTGGACTTGAGTAAAGATGTACTTCCTGtcgagagagctctaggggtgttgtGGTGCATCAATTCAGACACGttcaagtttaagattagtttaaaagagcagcCTGTGAccagaagaggaatcttgtcaatTACTAGTTCAATTTACGACCCCTTGGGTTTCCTTGCACCTGTCATACTGCCAGccaagatcttaatgcagcagttgtgcaaagaaaaactcacatGGGATGACGACATTCCTGAACAGTTTGCAAAAAGACGGAAGGCCTGActacaagagttgcatcaattgtttGAGTTCAGTGTGGCAAGATgcataaaaccagttgactttgaaGTTACAACTACAGCCCGACTTCATCACTTTTCAGACGCAAGTGAGATGGGATATGGAATTGTCTCATACCTTaagtttgtaaatgctgatggacttacacatTGCGCCTAATGCTTCTTGTGTAGCACCTTTGAAACAAACCACTATTCCGCGAATGGAATTGACTGCATCAGTAGTTGCTGTGAACACTGACAAAATGTTAAAAGGCCAACTGGAAATGGAGTTGCTGGACTTCATATTTTGGACTGACAGtacaactgttttgagatatATTGACAACAAAAAACTTTGTTTCAAAACCTTTGTTGCCAACAGAATTGCCATTATAAGAAAGTCAACCAAGCCATCgcagtggaggtatgtcaaTACTTCAAAAAATCCAGCTGATTCCGCATCCAGGGGAGtatcctgtgaaaaattcatgaaaaatgtcaattggatccatggtccctctTTTCTCAAAGAACCAGAGTGTAGATGTCCTGAGAACATCCATGACCTGTCGATAAAGGAGGACGATAACGAGATCAAACATTCAGCTTCAGTGAATCTCGTTAgtactacagagagcacagatgctaTGAGCAAGCTTATCAgttatcactctgactggtacaagttgaaaagatccgttgcctggattcttcatatcaaggacatgcttaaacagagaacaaataAGGTTAAAAGACGTGTAGATGACCCAATGACAGAAAACCACAAGTCTCTGATAATTCAGGACTTAACAAGAGCAGAAAACTCTTCAAGTCAAGAAAAGTCATCAAGTTCCttcaaaaccaaaaatccaAAGAAGAAATTTCCAAGTTGCAAAGGGGTGATGCATCTGTAAAAAGGAACAGTTgcctctccaaactagatccagtactgcagcaTGGTGTGCTGAAAGTTGGAGgatgtcttggtaggtctgcaatgcctgagcacgTAAAACACCCAGTCATTATACCTTAAGATTCACATATCACAACTCTAATCTTAAGAGACATTCATGAAAAGgttggacattgtggaaggaattatatgctcttaaaattgcggcagaaatactggattacGACTGCTAACTCCTTTGTGAGAAAGTTTATTTTCAGTTGTGTGACATatagaaagatcagagcaaagactGGTGAACAAAAGATGTCAGTACTGCCATGACAAAAtgacaccagatcacccaccctTCACTAACGTAGAAGttgactattttggacccttcgaagTCAGAcgaggtagaagtaatgtttaaagatatggcgtattgtttacttgtctgacaacaagaacTGTGCATATTGAAGTTGCGCAGACactagatacagactcctgttTGAATGCCATTCGACGCTTcgtgtgcagaagaggccaggtgtcagtcatGAGAAGTGACTATGGAACAAACCACTCTTACGGACGATCCCACAGATCTGGAACCCCTGACACCCAACCACCTGCTGTTGATGAAAAGACAGCCAAACCTGCCtcctggattttttaaaaaggaggaCATTTGTGCatgtcgcaagtggaagcaaattcaggaCCTTGCTGacttattctggaagcgatgggtgcgtgaatatttgcccttgcttcaggagtgTCAGAAATGGtttcaagtgagaaaaaaccttTAGATTGGAgatgtagttctaataattgatgagtcttctccaagtaACTCATGGGTCATCGGACGAATCATGAaggtgttccctgataaaaaagaaCTTGTGAGATGTGTGCTGGTTAAAACTAAGACCAATACAAGAAAAGACCCATTGACAAGTTGTGATTGACATATgtaaaatggactgttaattatgtCATAACTAGTTATGACTTTTTCTTTGGAACGCAAAGATATGAACACTCTAAGGCAAATAGTATACATTTAGAAGGTTTAAAGTGATGATTAATATGGATGGTAAAACTACATGGCTCTATCGTTAAAGAAAAATTTATTGTcagtcaattaggggctggaaatgtaagagccatatttaattcttaggattctgttgttgtgtttatttaaaatttattagttaagcattcatttatgttaatcgtaagttgttctgtgacgtcATTCCATAATTGCGTAGTTGCATGTTTATTACACACGGTAGAAGTTGTTAGAATACGGaagttgtggagaacacaagcttttcaCTGTAATCAAAAAAACGTAACaagatacagcaaataagttgttgttttCACTATTGACTTAGTGTAAGCTACGCAACGTGCGTAAGTTACGCAATGCGCGTGATGACGTCATTTGTGCCCACTGGAATTGTTAAGGGAATTTGCAAACGATTCCGAGgaattgaaacactgggaaccggttctcaacaagaaccggttttcgattcccatccctaatccTGACCAACTCTTCCTGGTAGAAGTCGACGCATCCCGGTCAGGAGTTGGAGCAATTCTTTCTCAGCAGCAGGGGAATCCTCCTCAGTATCATCCCTGTGCCTTTTTCTCCTGAAAACTGTCGTCCGCCGAATGCAATTATGACATAGGGAATCGAGCGCTACTAGCGATCAAACTGGCTTTAGAAAAGTGGAGACACTGGTTGGAGGGAGCGGTCCACCCTTACCTGGTATTAACCGACCACCAGAATCTAGAACTCCGGGAGGCCAAGTGGCTCAACCCGCGACAAGCGCGATGGGCGTTATTTTTTACACGCTTCCGTTTCACCATCAGTTACCGACCTGGAACAAAAAATGGCAAGGCTGACGCTCTCTCTCGCCACTATGAATCGGAAGAAACTCCAGACACCCCAGAAAACATACTTCCCTCCACCCTGTGTTTCTCCGATTCAGTGGGAGATCGAAGAAGAAATTCGTCAGTCTACGATTAATGAACCCTCTCCACCAGACTGTCCGACGGACCGCCTTTATGTCCCAACCACTCTGTGGGATATCCTCCTCCATCAAGCACACGCTTCAATGGGCACTGGTCATGCTGGAATGCATCAAACCCTCTCACTACTGGAAGAAAGTTTTTGGTGGCCCCACATGGCAGAACAAGTCAGAAGGTACGTGAGGGGATGTCGGGACTGTACGTGAGGGGATGTCGGGACTGTGCTACCACCAAGTCGTCCAGACACCTGCCAGCGGGGAAATTGTTACTCCTTCCCGTTTCCCGGCGTCCCTGGTCACACCTAGGAGTGGATTTTGTCACAGATCTCCCTTGCTCAGAAGGTAATACATGCATTCTAGTAATCTTAGATAGATTCTCTAAATCCTGCTGTCTTATCCCAATGCAGAAACTCCCTTCAGCCAAGGAGACGGCCGAAACACTATTCAATCAGGTCTTCAGAATTTATGGCATCCCCGAGGACCTCGTATCCGACAGAGGACCCCAGTTCATCTCCAGATTTTGGAAGGCATGCTTCAATCTCCTGGGTGTGACCGTAAGCCTGTCTTCTGGATATCATCCTCAGAGTAACAGACCGAGCGTAAGATCCAGGAGATAGGTAGATACCTCTGTACCTTCTGCCATGACTCCTGGAGCCAGTTTATCGCCTGGGCCGAGTACTCACAGAACTCACTTCGACACCCCACTACCGAACCCCACTACCCCCTTCCAGTGCGTACTCGGGTAACAACCACCCCTCTTTCCATGGAACGGAACCCCATCAACAGCTACAACGGGCAGTTCGAAGACAACGTATCGCTGCAGACGTTAGGAGAGCAGATACGCAGACCTTCTGACCAGGACAAaaggtatggctctccacaCGAGACGTCCGTCTTCGACTGCCCTGTAAGAAGCTGAGTTCCCGGTTCATCAGGCCCATTCACCATCCTCGCACAGATCAACAGAGTCTGGTTCTGGAGacgagccccccccccccccccccgcactGAATCTGGAAGATGGAACAATCTACGCTGTAGAAGGGATCCGAAAGTCCCACCGTCGAGGGGGTCGCCTCGA
Proteins encoded:
- the LOC128513410 gene encoding transcription cofactor HES-6-like yields the protein MCKSISIYKLKLHAKMENAEVLELMVRRVESILQDRSHETDSMSREASERFASGYIQCMHEIHTFVSMCPGIESTVAAELLNHLLECMPLLKDLQDVIIDLGSELLSPTGTWPRIGVRLSLSASTNGAEEDPSSDLQETFSSESAPGSAAEEEQEEEEEEEEQEDQSIGASSPLLYIHDREPQTHWKQRGFKLELTLSTQDKSSKDAEGHCFIHTYRLKL